A genomic region of Acidobacteriota bacterium contains the following coding sequences:
- a CDS encoding glycosyltransferase, which translates to MKILCLSAYLPGRGLHGGSSRIFELFHYLHRFHELTLLTFRNKNDDDSRVHELKQMCDKLIIVPMPERRPFYLFPFEPFIDYMSGEFRARLQKLLKKERYDLAQLEYIQMGIYLKELGSIPTVLTEHEVNFMAYRKNIPFLSNPVQKIKMYYDSLQVMKRELEILQRVDRIICMNRLEADELHGYVPADKIDVLPHGVDTDYFAPHDAADVEPLSIGFFGAYHHYPNVDAVHFFVDRVFPLIRERLPAAKFYVIGIHPPEEFHALRDRPGVVITGFVPDIREALARCQVIVAPLRLGMGMRVKVMEALAMSKPVVATELAAAGLDVSDGQHLIIANQEENFAESVCYLLQDRQCAENLGREGRKLVAERYNYTSIGQRLEAIYQQVVKVR; encoded by the coding sequence ATGAAGATACTCTGCCTCAGCGCTTACCTGCCCGGCCGCGGTCTGCACGGTGGAAGCAGTCGAATATTCGAATTGTTCCACTATCTGCACCGGTTCCATGAATTGACCCTCCTCACCTTCCGAAACAAGAACGATGACGATTCGCGCGTCCACGAACTCAAGCAGATGTGCGACAAGCTGATCATCGTGCCCATGCCGGAGCGGCGACCGTTCTACCTGTTCCCGTTCGAGCCGTTCATCGACTACATGTCGGGCGAGTTCCGCGCCCGACTCCAAAAGTTGCTCAAGAAGGAGCGGTATGACCTGGCACAGCTCGAGTATATCCAGATGGGCATCTACCTGAAGGAGCTCGGCAGCATCCCCACCGTGCTCACCGAGCACGAAGTCAATTTCATGGCCTATCGCAAGAACATCCCGTTCCTGTCGAACCCGGTACAGAAGATCAAGATGTACTACGATTCCCTGCAGGTGATGAAGCGCGAGCTGGAGATCCTGCAGCGGGTGGACCGGATCATCTGCATGAACCGGCTGGAGGCAGATGAACTCCACGGTTATGTGCCCGCCGACAAGATCGATGTGCTGCCCCACGGGGTGGACACAGACTATTTCGCCCCTCACGACGCAGCGGATGTAGAACCGCTGTCCATCGGGTTTTTCGGGGCCTATCACCACTATCCCAATGTGGACGCCGTCCATTTTTTCGTTGACCGCGTGTTCCCCCTGATCCGAGAACGGCTGCCGGCGGCGAAGTTCTACGTGATCGGCATCCACCCGCCCGAGGAGTTCCACGCGCTGCGCGACCGGCCGGGCGTGGTCATCACCGGCTTCGTGCCGGACATCCGCGAGGCGCTGGCGCGCTGCCAGGTGATCGTCGCGCCGCTGCGGCTGGGCATGGGGATGCGGGTCAAGGTGATGGAGGCGCTGGCCATGAGCAAACCGGTGGTGGCGACCGAACTGGCCGCGGCCGGTCTGGACGTCAGCGACGGCCAGCACCTGATCATCGCCAACCAGGAGGAGAATTTCGCCGAGAGCGTCTGCTACCTGCTGCAGGATCGTCAGTGTGCCGAAAACCTGGGCCGCGAGGGCCGGAAGCTGGTGGCGGAGCGTTACAATTACACGAGCATCGGACAGCGCCTGGAGGCCATCTACCAGCAGGTGGTGAAAGTCCGGTGA
- a CDS encoding bifunctional (p)ppGpp synthetase/guanosine-3',5'-bis(diphosphate) 3'-pyrophosphohydrolase, which produces MIRFEDIAEKLTAHYPKADLDMLKRAYVFSAKAHANQFRNSGDPYLAHPLEVANILAEMGLDEIAVAVGFLHDVVEDTLTDIDTIRKYFGDPVALIVEGVTKIGQIAFTSTEQRQAENFRKLLLAMSDDVRVILVKLADRLHNMRTLKHLSPDQRSRIARETNEIYVPIANRLGMGKMKSELEDLAFYHLEPEKYQEIIALIEKRRAAGNKLLKDVEGRLRTILAENNIPAVFQARIKRVASIYAKMKRQRISFDEVYDFLAVRVITDSVPNCYAVLGIVHTAWKLVPGRFKDYIGMPRPNGYQSVHTTIMSEAGIPCEIQIRTEEMHQIAESGIAAHWMYKEGKITKDDTDRRFAWLRHLLEWQKEVQNPHEFLTNLKIDLYPEEVYTFTPKGDVIILPKGATPVDFAYEIHTDVGHQCSQARVNARIVPLKYQLRNGEIVEIITAKDHHPSRDWLTFVISAKARNKIRGWLNKYERQQAIEFGRKIMEKETHRFHSSLKAVLGHADFAARLTELGVIKPEDLYAQIGFGKVSARKFLENLLGVAPEAPAPDGAIKSLVKDVFSLGRDKLLVSGMSDILISRARCCSPIPGEEVVGYISRGRGVIVHAKDCPNVEKLLNHPEKEIEVTWGKAQKGATFPVRLLVYTDDRKGLIADISNKITKMDVNIRDFRAHSKGREEGVFQIALEVADRSQLDKIIRMLKSIKNVRDVERADYSKT; this is translated from the coding sequence ATGATTCGCTTTGAAGATATCGCCGAAAAGCTCACCGCGCACTACCCCAAGGCGGATCTTGACATGCTGAAGCGGGCCTACGTCTTCTCGGCCAAGGCGCACGCGAACCAGTTCCGCAACTCCGGCGATCCCTATCTGGCCCATCCGCTCGAGGTGGCCAACATCCTCGCCGAGATGGGACTGGACGAGATCGCGGTGGCGGTGGGCTTCCTGCACGATGTGGTCGAGGATACGCTCACCGACATCGATACCATCCGGAAATACTTCGGCGATCCGGTCGCCCTCATCGTCGAGGGCGTCACCAAGATCGGCCAGATCGCCTTCACCTCCACCGAGCAGCGCCAGGCGGAAAATTTCCGCAAGCTGCTTCTGGCCATGAGCGACGATGTCCGGGTCATCCTCGTCAAGCTGGCCGACCGTCTCCATAACATGCGCACGCTCAAACACCTGAGCCCGGATCAGCGATCACGCATCGCACGGGAGACCAACGAGATCTATGTGCCCATCGCCAACCGTCTGGGCATGGGCAAGATGAAGAGCGAGCTCGAGGACTTGGCCTTCTACCACCTGGAGCCGGAAAAATACCAGGAGATCATCGCCCTGATCGAGAAGCGGCGGGCCGCCGGCAACAAGCTCCTGAAGGACGTCGAGGGGCGGTTGCGCACCATCTTGGCGGAGAACAACATCCCGGCGGTGTTCCAGGCGCGGATCAAGCGCGTGGCCAGCATCTACGCCAAGATGAAACGGCAGCGGATCTCCTTCGACGAGGTGTACGACTTTCTCGCCGTGCGCGTCATCACCGACAGCGTGCCGAACTGCTACGCCGTGCTGGGCATCGTGCACACCGCCTGGAAGCTCGTGCCGGGCCGCTTCAAGGATTACATCGGCATGCCGCGCCCCAACGGCTATCAGTCGGTGCACACCACGATCATGAGCGAGGCCGGCATCCCCTGCGAGATCCAGATCCGCACCGAGGAGATGCACCAGATCGCCGAAAGCGGTATCGCCGCCCATTGGATGTACAAAGAGGGCAAGATCACCAAGGACGACACCGACCGGCGCTTCGCCTGGTTGCGGCACCTGCTGGAATGGCAAAAGGAGGTCCAGAACCCCCACGAGTTCCTGACCAACCTGAAGATCGACCTGTATCCCGAGGAGGTGTACACCTTCACCCCCAAGGGCGATGTCATCATCCTGCCCAAGGGGGCGACGCCGGTGGATTTCGCCTACGAGATCCACACCGACGTCGGCCACCAGTGCTCCCAGGCGCGGGTCAACGCCCGGATCGTGCCGCTCAAGTACCAGCTCCGCAACGGCGAGATCGTGGAGATCATCACCGCCAAGGATCATCATCCCAGCCGCGACTGGCTCACCTTTGTCATCTCCGCGAAGGCGCGCAACAAGATCCGGGGGTGGCTCAACAAGTACGAGCGGCAGCAGGCCATCGAATTCGGCCGGAAGATCATGGAGAAGGAGACCCACCGGTTCCACTCGTCTCTCAAAGCGGTGTTGGGCCACGCCGACTTCGCGGCGCGGCTCACCGAACTCGGGGTGATCAAGCCCGAGGACCTGTACGCGCAGATCGGATTCGGCAAGGTGTCGGCGCGGAAATTCCTGGAGAATCTGCTCGGGGTCGCCCCTGAGGCGCCGGCGCCGGATGGCGCCATCAAGAGCCTGGTCAAGGATGTGTTCAGCCTGGGCCGGGACAAGCTGCTGGTCAGCGGCATGAGCGACATCCTCATCAGCCGAGCGCGCTGCTGCAGCCCCATCCCCGGCGAGGAAGTCGTGGGCTACATCTCCCGCGGCCGCGGCGTCATCGTGCACGCCAAGGACTGTCCGAACGTGGAGAAGCTGCTGAACCATCCGGAGAAGGAGATCGAGGTCACCTGGGGCAAGGCGCAGAAGGGGGCCACCTTCCCGGTCCGACTGCTCGTCTACACCGACGACCGGAAAGGGTTGATCGCGGATATTTCCAATAAAATCACGAAGATGGATGTGAACATCCGCGACTTCCGCGCCCATTCCAAGGGGCGTGAGGAGGGCGTGTTCCAGATCGCCCTGGAAGTCGCGGATCGATCCCAGCTGGATAAAATCATCCGCATGCTGAAGTCGATCAAGAATGTTCGGGATGTGGAACGGGCGGACTATTCCAAGACGTGA
- a CDS encoding 50S ribosomal protein L28 produces the protein MSKRCEICGKGPVFGHNVSHAHNVTNRRFEPNLHKMKAQVGGDVKKIRVCTRCLRSGKVVKPTSASRA, from the coding sequence ATGTCCAAGCGCTGTGAAATCTGTGGGAAAGGGCCCGTTTTTGGCCATAACGTGAGCCATGCTCACAACGTCACGAACCGCCGCTTTGAGCCAAATCTGCACAAGATGAAAGCGCAGGTGGGCGGCGACGTGAAAAAAATCCGGGTCTGCACCCGCTGCCTGCGGTCCGGCAAGGTAGTCAAGCCGACTTCCGCGTCCCGCGCCTGA
- a CDS encoding S9 family peptidase produces the protein MNILNANQSWFGRLAWTAAVVLALGTAGLAQGDDAKTPERSAVERRFEALDHRLDVLEKAVDDLLWFQRVGDVALVDKLFIVGPPPAQVKNPTAMGAQNPLKFWTYLFVPKWAAGAGKLPLIVLPHGGVHANFTTYHTHIVRELVAQGYVVAAPEYRGSTGYGKGFYERIDYGGRENDDVHATRLYVAENCPAVDGKRAGIVGWSHGGMIALMNIFDHPDDYQVAFAGVPVSDLIARMGYSDDEYRREFAADYHLGQTAQQNVNEYRRRSPAWNAAKLRTPLLIHTNTNDDDVFVLEVEHLIQALKAEDKSFEYEIFKDAPGGHSFDRIDTRLARQTRVKIYQFLARYLNPPRPIRTLEELDRAAYRWEP, from the coding sequence ATGAACATCCTGAACGCAAACCAGTCGTGGTTCGGCCGCCTGGCATGGACGGCGGCCGTGGTGCTGGCGCTCGGCACGGCCGGGCTGGCTCAGGGCGACGATGCAAAGACCCCGGAACGGAGCGCCGTGGAACGCCGCTTTGAGGCGCTCGACCATCGCCTCGACGTGCTGGAAAAGGCCGTGGACGACCTGCTCTGGTTCCAGCGCGTGGGCGACGTGGCCCTGGTGGACAAGCTCTTCATCGTCGGCCCTCCGCCGGCTCAGGTGAAAAACCCGACGGCCATGGGCGCCCAGAATCCCCTCAAGTTCTGGACCTACCTCTTCGTCCCGAAATGGGCCGCCGGCGCCGGCAAGCTGCCTCTGATCGTACTGCCCCACGGCGGTGTGCATGCCAACTTCACCACCTACCACACCCACATCGTCCGCGAGCTCGTGGCCCAGGGGTATGTGGTGGCCGCGCCGGAGTACCGCGGCAGCACCGGCTACGGCAAAGGTTTTTATGAGCGCATCGACTATGGCGGGCGTGAGAACGATGACGTGCACGCCACCCGCCTCTATGTGGCGGAGAACTGCCCCGCCGTCGACGGCAAGCGCGCGGGCATCGTCGGCTGGAGTCACGGCGGCATGATCGCCCTGATGAACATCTTCGATCACCCGGACGACTACCAGGTGGCGTTCGCGGGCGTGCCGGTGAGCGACCTCATCGCCCGGATGGGCTACTCCGACGACGAGTATCGCCGCGAGTTTGCGGCGGACTACCACCTCGGCCAGACCGCCCAGCAGAATGTCAACGAGTATCGCCGCCGGTCGCCGGCCTGGAACGCGGCCAAGTTGCGCACGCCGCTCCTGATCCACACGAACACCAACGACGATGATGTGTTCGTCCTCGAAGTGGAGCATCTGATCCAGGCGTTGAAAGCGGAAGATAAGTCGTTCGAATACGAGATCTTCAAGGATGCACCCGGCGGCCACAGCTTCGACCGCATCGACACGCGGCTGGCCCGGCAGACCCGGGTCAAGATCTACCAGTTCCTGGCGCGATACCTGAATCCGCCCCGGCCGATCCGCACGCTCGAGGAGCTGGACCGGGCGGCCTACCGCTGGGAGCCGTAG
- a CDS encoding M20/M25/M40 family metallo-hydrolase — protein MRTHPLVALTAIVWLAIFGSAQAPSSTGRAEDSSRQLVLVEQPKPVPAPWRAGFDSITAADAGIWIRCLSADALEGRETATTGHEAAAEFVAALLASWGVVPAGDPVRVEPAGAFAAGPAAPRPAGPPARSYFQRVPIREIRSATSRITVGRSSGAAEQAHVFQPDIDYQFPRVRRTEVLRAPVVFVGYGIRETAAGWDDYRGVDVKGKVVLILNGAPRPDDPASPFHQPELKDKYTGARPRRTASPKTAAARELGALAVLQVESDAAGRDVAARVLDGRVVDDSKPVIDTGDRELELPEPTAPLPMDALPTLTVSREMAAYIVGLADAELDGLRADIDGKLQPASRELAGVTLELRSEVTSALTSSRNVLGYVEGSDPKLKDEVVVIGAHLDHLGHYGPYIFNGADDNASGAAGLLEIAQAYAMGDAKPKRSVLFAFWTGEEQGLLGSRYYADHPFVPMDRTAACVNLDMLGRSWTKERLERVSRMWGINLPEDVMARIKVEEFMALSLSETEAMDAAIRAANTHVGMALYLRPSRGAAAGGSDHAPFAQRNIPWTFFFSAMTEDYHTPGDSVDKVELARVERLARLAFLTSVELAEGSHR, from the coding sequence ATGCGCACACACCCTCTCGTTGCTCTGACTGCGATTGTTTGGCTCGCCATTTTCGGTTCGGCCCAGGCACCCTCGTCCACCGGCCGGGCCGAGGACTCTTCGCGCCAGCTCGTGCTGGTGGAGCAGCCTAAGCCGGTGCCGGCACCTTGGCGCGCCGGATTTGATTCCATCACCGCAGCCGACGCGGGTATCTGGATTCGCTGCCTGTCCGCCGACGCGCTGGAGGGCCGCGAGACAGCCACCACCGGCCACGAGGCGGCCGCTGAGTTCGTCGCTGCCCTGCTCGCCTCATGGGGTGTCGTCCCCGCCGGGGACCCCGTCCGCGTGGAGCCGGCAGGTGCCTTTGCCGCCGGTCCCGCCGCGCCCCGCCCCGCCGGGCCGCCCGCCCGCTCATACTTCCAGCGGGTGCCCATCCGGGAGATCCGCTCCGCCACCAGCCGCATCACGGTGGGCCGCAGCTCCGGCGCCGCCGAGCAAGCCCATGTCTTCCAGCCGGACATCGATTACCAGTTCCCGCGGGTGCGCCGAACCGAGGTGCTCCGCGCCCCCGTCGTATTTGTCGGGTACGGCATCCGGGAGACGGCCGCCGGCTGGGATGACTACCGCGGCGTCGACGTCAAAGGCAAGGTGGTGCTCATCCTGAACGGCGCCCCCCGCCCAGACGATCCGGCCTCGCCGTTCCACCAGCCGGAGCTCAAGGACAAGTATACCGGCGCCCGGCCGCGCCGCACCGCCTCGCCGAAGACGGCCGCGGCACGCGAGCTCGGCGCCCTGGCCGTGCTGCAAGTGGAGAGCGACGCCGCCGGCCGCGACGTTGCCGCCCGGGTGCTGGACGGCCGCGTCGTGGACGACTCCAAGCCCGTCATCGACACGGGCGACCGGGAACTGGAGCTGCCCGAACCGACCGCCCCGCTTCCCATGGATGCGCTGCCGACTCTGACTGTCTCTCGCGAGATGGCCGCCTACATCGTCGGCCTCGCGGACGCGGAGCTGGACGGCCTCCGGGCCGATATCGACGGCAAACTGCAGCCGGCCTCACGGGAACTGGCCGGCGTCACGCTGGAACTGCGCAGCGAAGTCACCAGCGCCCTGACCAGCTCCCGCAACGTGCTGGGTTATGTCGAGGGATCCGATCCGAAGCTCAAGGACGAGGTGGTGGTCATCGGCGCCCATCTGGACCACCTGGGACATTACGGTCCGTACATCTTCAACGGCGCTGACGACAATGCCTCCGGCGCCGCCGGCCTGCTTGAGATCGCGCAGGCGTATGCGATGGGCGACGCCAAGCCGAAGCGGTCGGTGCTGTTCGCCTTCTGGACTGGCGAGGAGCAGGGTCTCCTCGGCTCGCGCTACTATGCCGACCACCCCTTCGTGCCCATGGACCGGACGGCGGCCTGCGTGAACCTTGACATGCTGGGCCGGTCGTGGACAAAGGAGCGTCTGGAGCGCGTGTCGCGCATGTGGGGGATCAATCTACCCGAAGACGTAATGGCCAGAATCAAGGTGGAGGAGTTCATGGCTCTGTCGCTGAGTGAAACCGAGGCGATGGACGCGGCCATCCGCGCCGCAAACACCCACGTGGGGATGGCGCTGTATCTCCGACCCAGCCGCGGGGCCGCCGCCGGCGGCAGCGACCACGCCCCGTTCGCCCAGCGGAACATCCCGTGGACGTTCTTTTTCAGCGCCATGACCGAGGATTACCACACCCCGGGCGACTCCGTGGACAAGGTGGAGCTGGCGCGGGTGGAGCGCCTGGCCCGGCTGGCGTTTCTCACGTCGGTGGAGCTGGCGGAGGGCAGCCACCGGTGA